One part of the Silene latifolia isolate original U9 population unplaced genomic scaffold, ASM4854445v1 scaffold_112, whole genome shotgun sequence genome encodes these proteins:
- the LOC141637441 gene encoding uncharacterized protein LOC141637441 produces the protein MSVDFNSPEFIHQLREALKHARETDERWQPRRGERIVDAFKASDLPEFVGGADPEAYLEWERKIDRLFDFKDLDDDKRCRFAILKLSKGASLWYEAMKAKRVREGKEKIDSWVSLKRKLRKRYVPSTHRLSTYRKIADFRQGKLSVSEYLDEFQNLAIMGELEEVEEQKIARFLRGLNYNIASTVELYQYSDFDTLCSLCLKVESQGKPKYGSGSNSESSKPKS, from the coding sequence ATGTCAGTGGATTTCAACAGTCCAGAATTTATTCATCAATTACGGGAAGCCTTGAAACATGCTCGTGAAACTGATGAGCGTTGGCAACCTAGGAGAGGAGAACGAATTGTTGATGCATTCAAAGCGAGTGATCTTCCTGAATTCGTTGGAGGGGCTGATCCCGAGGCCTATTTGGAGTGGGAACGGAAAATCGATCGTTTATTCGATTTTAAAGACTTGGATGATGACAAGAGGTGTAGGTTTGCAATTCTGAAATTGAGCAAAGGAGCATCGTTGTGGTATGAGGCGATGAAGGCTAAGAGGGTCCGAGAAGGCAAGGAGAAAATTGATTCTTGGGTGTCCCTAAAACGCAAACTACGGAAAAGGTATGTACCATCGACTCATAGGTTGTCTACTTATCGCAAAATCGCTGATTTTAGACAAGGCAAATTGAGTGTTAGCGAGTACTTAGATGAATTTCAGAATCTTGCTATTATGGGTGAATTGGAGGAAGTAGAGGAACAAAAAATTGCTCGATTTTTGCGTGGTTTAAATTATAACATTGCTAGCACGGTTGAATTATACCAATATTCTGATTTTGATACTTTGTGTAGTCTTTGTTTGAAAGTCGAATCCCAAGGGAAGCCTAAGTATGGGAGTGGGTCGAATTCAGAATCGAGTAAGCCTAAATCATGA